One genomic segment of Thermodesulfobacterium sp. TA1 includes these proteins:
- a CDS encoding FAD-binding oxidoreductase, translating to MLSNTFIKACVSLLGEENVLTKEAELITYSYDATPGIPREIPGAVLFPQTTEQVQGIVKLCREHKVPIYPRGAGTCLSGGPVPLSKGVVISFQRMNKILEIDTDNLTATVQPGVIVATLNAEVAKYGLIYPPDPGSMAVATIGGTVAENAGGLRGLKYGVTKHYVMGMEVVLPTGEVFRFGGKTVKNVTAYDFTGLFVGSEGTLGIITEVILKLIPAPKYRKSMIAFFDTLEDAGQTVTDIIRAHVIPATLEIMDNVTIRTVENFAKVGLPTDVAALLLIEVDGNGKDGVEEEAQKVVEVIQKNKGRYKVAETDQERDNLWAARRAALPALAQVKPATVLEDATVPRTKIVDMLKAVQEIAKKYNLTIGTFGHAGDGNLHPTILVDPMDKDEMARLDKAIDEIFDVALKLGGTLSGEHGIGVAKKKYLKNELGSSGIEVMRRLKKALDPDNILNPGKLVPMED from the coding sequence ATGTTAAGTAATACATTTATTAAAGCTTGTGTTTCTTTGTTGGGAGAAGAAAACGTCTTAACCAAAGAGGCAGAACTTATCACCTATAGTTATGATGCCACCCCGGGGATCCCCCGGGAAATCCCTGGGGCGGTGCTTTTTCCTCAAACTACAGAACAGGTGCAAGGAATAGTTAAGCTTTGTAGAGAACATAAAGTGCCCATCTATCCAAGAGGGGCAGGCACTTGTCTAAGCGGAGGGCCTGTCCCTCTAAGCAAGGGAGTGGTTATTTCTTTTCAAAGGATGAATAAAATTTTAGAAATAGATACCGATAATCTTACAGCCACCGTTCAGCCTGGGGTGATAGTTGCTACCCTTAATGCTGAAGTAGCCAAGTATGGTTTGATTTATCCTCCAGACCCAGGTTCCATGGCAGTAGCTACCATCGGTGGAACAGTAGCGGAAAACGCAGGTGGTTTAAGAGGTCTTAAATATGGAGTAACCAAACATTATGTAATGGGTATGGAGGTAGTTCTTCCTACAGGAGAGGTTTTTAGGTTTGGAGGAAAAACGGTAAAAAACGTTACTGCCTATGATTTCACCGGGCTTTTTGTAGGGTCTGAAGGGACCTTAGGTATTATTACTGAGGTTATTTTAAAACTTATTCCAGCCCCTAAATATAGAAAATCTATGATTGCCTTTTTTGATACTCTTGAAGACGCAGGACAGACGGTTACAGACATCATCAGGGCTCACGTTATTCCTGCAACCTTAGAAATTATGGATAACGTTACCATAAGGACGGTAGAAAACTTTGCCAAGGTAGGATTACCAACCGATGTAGCCGCGCTTTTATTGATAGAGGTTGACGGAAACGGAAAAGATGGGGTAGAAGAAGAGGCACAGAAGGTAGTAGAGGTTATTCAAAAGAATAAAGGAAGGTATAAGGTGGCAGAAACAGACCAAGAAAGAGATAATCTATGGGCTGCAAGAAGAGCAGCCCTTCCTGCTTTAGCTCAAGTAAAACCAGCTACGGTTTTAGAAGATGCAACCGTTCCGAGGACTAAAATCGTAGACATGTTGAAGGCTGTTCAGGAAATTGCTAAAAAATACAACCTTACCATAGGTACCTTTGGACACGCAGGGGATGGAAACCTTCATCCTACTATTCTTGTTGACCCTATGGATAAAGATGAAATGGCAAGGCTTGACAAAGCGATAGATGAGATTTTTGACGTAGCCTTAAAGCTTGGAGGGACCCTTTCTGGTGAGCATGGAATCGGGGTTGCCAAGAAAAAGTATTTGAAAAACGAGCTCGGTAGCTCAGGGATAGAGGTTATGAGAAGGCTAAAAAAAGCTTTAGACCCTGATAATATTTTAAACCCCGGTAAATTAGTCCCTATGGAGGATTAA